A part of Kryptolebias marmoratus isolate JLee-2015 linkage group LG8, ASM164957v2, whole genome shotgun sequence genomic DNA contains:
- the slc6a17 gene encoding sodium-dependent neutral amino acid transporter SLC6A17 translates to MPKNTKVTQREHSNEPVTESVADLLSLEHPMDYKSSQMSMGLSPGSTAPGKSLLPDQDLEDGRPAWNNKLEYILAQVGFSVGLGNVWRFPYLCQKNGGGAYLVPYFILLLLIGIPLFFLELAVGQRIRRGSIGVWNYVYPQLGGIGVSSLMVCGFVGLYYNVIIGWSIFYFFQSFQYPLPWAECPIRKNGTQAIVEPECDKSSATTYFWYRQTLNITSSIDDTGGLNWKMTLSLLVAWILVCLAVIKGIQSSGKVMYFSSLFPYLVLFCFLVRGLLLKGAVDGIAHMFTPKLEKMLEPQVWREAATQVFFALGLGFGGVIAFSSYNKRDNNCHFDAALVSIINFVTSILATLVVFAVLGFKANVMNEKCVVDNAEKILGFLNTGVLSRELIPPHINFSHLSAQDYTEMYGVIKTVKEDSFAQLGLDACILEDELNKAVQGTGLAFIAFTEAMTHFPASPFWSVMFFFMLINLGLGSMIGTMTGITTPILDAFKVRKEILCVVCCIIAFLLGLLFVQRSGNYFVTMFDDYSAGLPLTVVVILENISVAWIYGTKRFMQDLEDMLGFRPYSFYFYMWKYVSPAILVVLIAATVIEMAVSPAGYNAWVEDEGSERFHSYSPWALAMAYALIVVAMLPLPMVFIARHFNLISDGSNKLSVSYRKGMMKDISNLEEQDEQRFILGKNPGETPSPMPAQRAYLGPGGTQEMTNTNYGTSTKTGYQNIGSPESEL, encoded by the exons ATGCCAAAGAACACCAAGGTGACTCAGCGAGAGCACAGCAATGAGCCGGTCACCGAGTCCGTGGCTGACCTTCTGTCTCTGGAGCACCCCATGGACTATAAAAGCAGCCAGATGAGTATGGGTCTCAGTCCTGGATCTACAGCCCCGGGAAAGTCCCTGCTGCCCGATCAGGATTTAGAGGACGGTCGGCCCGCATGGAACAATAAGCTGGAGTACATCCTCGCTCAGGTGGGCTTCTCTGTGGGTCTGGGAAACGTTTGGAGGTTCCCCTACCTGTGCCAGAAGAACGGTGGAG GTGCATACCTGGTGCCCTACtttatcctcctcctcctcatcggcATCCCCTTGTTTTTCCTGGAGCTGGCAGTGGGTCAGAGGATCAGGAGGGGCAGCATCGGGGTGTGGAACTACGTCTACCCTCAGCTGGGGGGCATCGGCGTTTCCAGCCTGATG GTTTGCGGTTTTGTTGGCCTCTATTATAACGTAATTATAGGCTGGAGCATCTTCTATTTCTTCCAGTCCTTTCAGTATCCTCTACCCTGGGCTGAATGCCCCATCAGGAAAAATGGAACCCAAGCCA ttGTGGAACCAGAATGTGATAAAAGCTCGGCCACAACCTATTTCTGGTACCGTCAGACTCTTAACATCACCAGCTCCATCGACGACACCGGCGGCCTGAACTGGAAGATGACCCTGTCCCTCCTGGTGGCCTGGATCCTGGTCTGCCTGGCAGTCATCAAAGGCATCCAGTCCTCTGGGAAG GTGATGTACTTCAGCTCTCTCTTCCCGTATCTGGTGCTGTTCTGCTTCCTGGTCCGAGGCCTGCTGCTGAAGGGAGCAGTGGACGGCATCGCTCACATGTTCACTCCCAAG CTGGAGAAGATGTTGGAGCCGCAGGTGTGGAGGGAAGCAGCCACGCAGGTCTTCTTCGCCCTCGGCCTTGGCTTCGGAGGCGTCATCGCTTTCTCCAGCTACAACAAGAGAGACAACAACTGCCACTTTGACGCTGCGCTGGTCTCCATCATCAACTTTGTCACCTCCATCTTGGCCACCTTGGTGGTGTTTGCTGTCCTGGGCTTCAAAGCTAATGTCATGAATGAGAAGTGTGTTGTCGA CAATGCGGAGAAGATTCTGGGTTTCCTGAACACAGGTGTGCTGAGCAGAGAGCTGATTCCTCCTCACATCAACTTCTCCCACCTGTCGGCTCAGGACTACACAGAAATGTACGGCGTCATCAAAACCGTGAAGGAGGACAGCTTCGCCCAGCTGGGCCTGGACGCCTGCATCCTGGAGGATGAGCTGAATAAG GCAGTTCAGGGCACCGGCCTGGCCTTCATCGCCTTCACAGAGGCCATGACCCACTTCCCCGCCAGTCCCTTCTGGTCTGTCATGTTCTTCTTCATGCTGATCAACTTGGGCCTGGGAAGCATGATCGGAACCATGACCGGCATCACCACACCCATACTGGACGCTTTCAAGGTCCGCAAGGAGATTCTGTGCG TGGTTTGCTGTATAATAGCCTTCCTGTTAGGCTTGCTGTTCGTGCAGCGTTCAGGGAACTACTTTGTCACCATGTTTGATGACTACTCTGCTGGTTTGCCTCTCACTGTGGTGGTGATCCTGGAGAACATCTCTGTGGCCTGGATCTACGGCACTAAGAG GTTCATGCAGGACCTGGAGGACATGCTTGGTTTCAGGCCGTACTCCTTCTATTTctacatgtggaaatatgtctCACCTGCCATCTTAGTGGTGCTCATCGCTGCCACTGTTATAGAGATGGCTGTCAGTCCTGCCGGGTACAACGCCTGGGTGGAAGATGAG GGCTCAGAGCGTTTCCATAGCTACTCCCCCTGGGCCTTAGCCATGGCGTACGCCCTCATTGTGGTTGCCATGCTGCCTCTGCCCATGGTCTTCATCGCCCGCCACTTCAATCTGATCTCAGACGGCTCCAACAAGCTGTCTGTCTCCTACCGCAAAGGCATGATGAAGGATATCTCCAACCTGGAGGAGCAGGATGAGCAGCGCTTCATCCTCGGCAAGAACCCCGGCGAGACCCCCTCCCCCATGCCCGCCCAACGCGCTTACCTGGGGCCCGGCGGCACCCAGGAGATGACCAACACCAACTATGGCACCAGCACCAAGACGGGCTACCAGAACATTGGCTCGCCCGAGTCTGAGCTATGA